From the Neoarius graeffei isolate fNeoGra1 chromosome 1, fNeoGra1.pri, whole genome shotgun sequence genome, one window contains:
- the LOC132887806 gene encoding protein FAM200A-like: MKDVMDFVTRLVNFIRANSSLQHRVFRAFLEEMSAEHRDLLLQNDVRWLSKGRVLERVCDLHAELVSFLSSLQSQKAQQFQTFLTDRKEMAYVCFLSDIMSHLNHLNLKLQGKNHTVADMYEAIEAFQGKLNIFERDIRGRKLHFPRLQQHCEKNGMREDPAMVHFVTKLAENFKERFESNRKLSRDILLFLRQPFSVTPDGQWTSEAKKLLPSIDEASLQMEVSEMATSDTLKAHHQERELAEFWINVDRDRFRNTRSVAMLLLTSFPSTYICEASFSAMNCLKNDARNRLSDAHLGDCLKIATTEYKPDFMKVASSSSHCHLSH, translated from the coding sequence ATGAAAGATGTCATGGATTTTGTGACCAGGCTAGTGAATTTCATTCGAGCGAATTCAAGTCTGCAACACCGGGTTTTCCGAGCCTTCTTGGAAGAAATGTCAGCTGAGCACAGAGACCTTTTGCTGCAGAACGACGTGCGCTGGCTGAGCAAAGGCCGTGTGTTGGAGCGTGTGTGTGACCTGCACGCCGAGCTTGTTTCGTTCCTCTCCAGCCTGCAGAGTCAAAAAGCGCAACAGTTCCAGACTTTTTTGACCGATCGGAAGGAGATGGCATACGTGTGTTTTTTAAGCGACATAATGTCTCATCTGAATCACCTTAACCTTAAACTACAAGGCAAGAATCACACTGTTGCAGACATGTACGAAGCTATTGAAGCATTCCAGGGAAAGCTGAACATTTTCGAGAGAGACATTCGAGGGAGAAAGTTGCACTTTCCTCGTTTGCAACAGCACTGTGAAAAGAACGGCATGCGCGAAGATCCAGCAATGGTGCACTTCGTGACCAAACTGGCGGAGAACTTCAAGGAGCGATTTGAAAGCAACCGCAAGCTCTCCCGTGACATCCTCCTTTTTCTGAGACAGCCGTTCTCTGTGACGCCTGATGGCCAGTGGACATCGGAGGCCAAGAAACTGCTGCCTTCTATAGATGAAGCATCGCTTCAGATGGAGGTCTCGGAAATGGCAACATCCGACACGCTTAAAGCGCACCACCAGGAGCGCGAGTTGGCTGAATTCTGGATCAATGTCGACCGTGATCGATTCAGAAACACCAGATCAGTTGCAATGCTCCTTTTGACAAGTTTCCCCTCCACATACATATGTGAAGCCTCATTTTCGGCAATGAACTGTCTCAAAAATGACGCAAGAAACAGATTGTCTGACGCACACCTTGGCGATTGTTTGAAGATTGCCACAACAGAATACAAACCAGACTTCATGAAGGTTGCCTCCTCATCCAGTCACTGCCATCTCTCACACTGA